In Suttonella indologenes, one genomic interval encodes:
- a CDS encoding VENN motif pre-toxin domain-containing protein, translating to MGASVAVSGKTLGQGEQNNPQESHLKTVADKNGTSSSVGYGSDQDSQSSVTRSGINTQNIRITDEAAQIRLTGKTAEQSKKAIYTTTATETAQAHSGSLNNVFDQEAVQNELDLQVKVTQAFNQNRQAAKAEINKAHDTAKAQLDAGEITQAEYDAKVAQLNGIGFVLDSVAAGLSTPSNSVSGNLIATASPLVTQKVGELFKTGGALHEYEGTVLHGVAQGVVAAAVAAAGDNNALSAGLAAGSAEVLAPKVSQFLYGTSDADKLTSKQKQTISAILGMAGSAMGATVGNSGADVIVSGGLAQNAVQNNGLKEDALKKLGDARKYLDTKSREALDGLIDAYKKGDIELTKKYKSQLDDAIEAWATSGGYEILGVNPKAAVGAMAYATGELLIPTNVTELVPVGKLSKATKALKLSDNVLTKAPQVAIFEKIRTVRSDRYANLTDVQLYNKIEYVMSGQKISVNSGKTIYLSPDKKDILIIDPLNPMGGTIFPNTRDAKRTTKYINKFIEDEGGIKW from the coding sequence TTGGGTGCAAGTGTTGCCGTAAGCGGTAAAACACTGGGACAAGGAGAACAAAACAATCCGCAAGAAAGTCATTTAAAAACCGTAGCCGATAAAAACGGTACAAGTTCATCAGTGGGTTATGGCAGCGACCAAGACAGCCAAAGCAGCGTAACCCGAAGCGGCATCAACACCCAAAATATCCGCATTACCGACGAAGCCGCACAAATCCGGCTAACCGGCAAAACGGCGGAGCAAAGCAAAAAAGCCATTTACACCACAACGGCAACTGAAACGGCACAAGCACATTCAGGCAGCCTGAACAACGTATTTGACCAAGAAGCGGTGCAAAACGAGTTGGATTTGCAAGTTAAAGTAACACAGGCATTTAACCAAAATCGCCAAGCTGCTAAAGCTGAAATTAACAAAGCTCATGATACGGCGAAAGCTCAATTAGATGCTGGTGAAATCACCCAAGCAGAATATGATGCGAAAGTGGCGCAACTTAATGGCATTGGCTTTGTATTAGATAGCGTTGCAGCAGGTTTAAGTACGCCAAGCAACAGTGTTTCAGGTAACCTGATTGCAACTGCTAGCCCATTGGTAACGCAAAAGGTTGGCGAACTGTTTAAAACAGGTGGTGCATTACATGAATATGAAGGTACGGTTTTACATGGTGTTGCTCAAGGAGTGGTTGCGGCAGCAGTTGCAGCAGCAGGCGATAATAATGCTTTAAGTGCAGGTTTGGCAGCAGGTAGTGCAGAAGTATTAGCACCTAAAGTAAGTCAATTTTTGTATGGAACGTCTGATGCCGATAAACTAACATCAAAACAAAAACAAACGATTAGTGCCATATTAGGAATGGCTGGTTCTGCGATGGGTGCGACCGTAGGAAATAGTGGTGCTGATGTCATTGTGTCGGGTGGATTAGCACAAAATGCGGTGCAGAATAATGGATTAAAAGAAGATGCTTTAAAAAAATTAGGCGATGCAAGAAAGTATTTAGATACAAAGTCTAGAGAAGCTCTTGATGGTTTGATTGATGCTTACAAAAAAGGAGATATTGAACTCACGAAGAAATATAAATCTCAATTAGATGATGCAATTGAAGCCTGGGCAACTTCTGGTGGATATGAAATTTTAGGAGTAAATCCTAAAGCAGCAGTTGGTGCGATGGCCTATGCAACAGGTGAATTACTTATTCCAACAAATGTAACGGAATTAGTACCTGTTGGAAAATTAAGCAAAGCTACAAAAGCATTGAAACTTTCTGATAACGTTTTGACGAAAGCGCCTCAAGTTGCAATTTTTGAAAAAATAAGAACTGTACGTAGCGATAGATATGCTAATTTAACTGACGTTCAATTATACAATAAAATAGAATATGTTATGTCAGGGCAAAAAATATCTGTTAATTCAGGCAAAACTATATATCTATCTCCTGATAAAAAAGATATTTTAATTATTGATCCCTTAAATCCGATGGGTGGAACCATATTTCCGAATACTAGAGATGCAAAAAGAACAACTAAATATATCAACAAATTTATTGAAGATGAAGGTGGTATAAAATGGTAA
- a CDS encoding VENN motif pre-toxin domain-containing protein, translated as MIATGLSAPTQSGVGIAAATVSPMISYEIGQKFKELAKDNADGKLTEKQQAAHVLAHAILGAAVAAAGDNNALAGALSAGGAEAVAPYISKWLYGKDKGSDLTAEEKETVTAITNLLGTATGAAVGNSATDAAQGSLNAQSAVENNSLYVDKNGVVIRNIPNDDYNIYQYDYVCYPIARNNCPNLTDFDELYNSPKKVVGQVMWQDSFTSPESGKSFGIIHFGENIEPYIYQLNDKAWGQWDTTVARKSLPGGEYDIKSNYPGAGSYHGFLFQGKYISLRDAGNILAGMNAAVNGKTFDEFRAKGHFRC; from the coding sequence ATGATTGCTACAGGCTTAAGTGCGCCTACGCAAAGTGGCGTAGGTATTGCAGCAGCGACTGTTTCGCCGATGATTTCATATGAAATTGGTCAAAAATTCAAAGAATTAGCTAAAGATAATGCTGATGGCAAATTAACAGAAAAACAACAAGCTGCTCATGTGCTGGCCCATGCGATACTGGGCGCAGCGGTTGCAGCAGCAGGAGACAATAACGCCCTAGCAGGCGCATTGAGTGCAGGTGGTGCGGAGGCGGTTGCGCCTTACATCAGTAAATGGTTATATGGCAAAGACAAAGGCAGCGACTTAACGGCAGAAGAGAAAGAGACTGTAACAGCGATTACAAATTTATTGGGTACAGCTACGGGTGCAGCAGTGGGCAACAGCGCAACAGATGCAGCGCAAGGCAGCCTGAATGCGCAAAGTGCGGTGGAGAATAATAGCCTTTATGTTGATAAAAACGGGGTAGTTATCCGTAATATTCCTAATGATGACTACAATATCTATCAATATGATTATGTTTGCTACCCTATTGCTAGAAATAATTGTCCTAATTTGACAGACTTTGATGAATTGTATAATTCACCCAAAAAAGTTGTAGGTCAAGTAATGTGGCAGGACTCATTTACTAGTCCAGAATCAGGGAAATCTTTTGGTATCATACATTTTGGGGAAAATATAGAACCATATATCTATCAACTTAATGATAAAGCATGGGGTCAATGGGATACTACTGTTGCTAGAAAAAGTCTTCCAGGAGGAGAATACGATATAAAAAGCAATTATCCTGGTGCTGGTTCATATCATGGATTTTTATTTCAGGGTAAATATATTTCATTGAGAGATGCTGGAAACATCTTAGCAGGTATGAATGCTGCTGTTAATGGAAAAACTTTTGATGAATTTCGGGCAAAGGGACATTTTAGGTGCTAA
- a CDS encoding toxin-activating lysine-acyltransferase: MNITLYQTDRHLRDNSDWNCGDNIWLIQWFAPLGHSHQMRLAVRRLFPNTIVRALYHKGSDKGLRILTLELSNQVQYFFKVNLIRCFPA, translated from the coding sequence ATGAATATAACTTTGTATCAAACCGACCGCCATTTGCGCGACAACAGCGATTGGAACTGTGGCGACAATATTTGGCTGATTCAATGGTTTGCGCCATTGGGACACAGCCATCAAATGCGCTTGGCGGTACGCCGGTTATTTCCCAATACGATTGTACGTGCCTTATATCATAAAGGCTCGGATAAGGGTTTGAGAATTTTAACTCTTGAATTATCAAACCAAGTGCAATACTTTTTTAAAGTAAACTTAATAAGGTGTTTTCCAGCCTAA
- a CDS encoding ribbon-helix-helix protein, CopG family, translating into MAKTRNQIQAESDARRDVKLKAFKLPIAVVEEFERIATEQGLANNALFIAALEAYKKQENIA; encoded by the coding sequence ATGGCAAAAACACGCAATCAAATACAGGCAGAAAGCGATGCACGGCGAGATGTCAAGCTAAAAGCCTTTAAACTGCCGATAGCCGTCGTCGAGGAATTCGAGCGTATCGCCACAGAGCAAGGCTTGGCAAATAATGCCTTATTTATCGCCGCCCTAGAAGCCTATAAAAAACAAGAGAATATAGCATGA
- a CDS encoding O-acetylhomoserine aminocarboxypropyltransferase/cysteine synthase family protein — protein sequence MKQATQLLHAGYSPDPSTKAVAVPLYQTASYAFDNTQHGADLFNLEVPGNIYTRIMNPTTDVLEQRLAAIEGGIAALCLASGMAAITYAIQTVVEAGDNIIATKTLYGGTFNLFSHSLPKQGIEVRFIDADAPEQIAQYADARTKLVFAESIGNPAMNVLDIPAFAAAAHEQQLPLVIDNTVASPVLCRPLALGADIVIESLTKYIGGHGTSIGGAIIDGGHFDWTQSERFQVLNTPDTAYHGVNYTEHFGKAAYIARARVAPLRNMGAVISPFNAFLILQGLETLALRMDRHCENALKVAQFLQQHPQVAWVNYAGLSDSSYHDLIVRDFSGKASGLLSFGIKGGMAAGIKFIDALQLFTRLVNIGDAKSLATHPASTTHRQLNEQELAAAGVSTDMLRLSIGIEDIEDLLTDLRQALAAAEV from the coding sequence ATGAAACAAGCCACACAATTACTACATGCGGGCTATTCGCCTGATCCAAGCACGAAAGCCGTTGCGGTGCCTTTATATCAAACCGCAAGTTATGCCTTCGATAATACGCAGCACGGCGCGGATTTATTTAATCTTGAAGTGCCGGGTAATATTTATACGCGCATTATGAATCCCACCACCGATGTCTTGGAGCAGCGTTTGGCGGCAATAGAAGGCGGTATTGCCGCCTTATGTCTTGCCAGCGGTATGGCGGCGATTACTTATGCCATTCAAACCGTGGTAGAGGCGGGCGATAATATCATCGCCACCAAAACCTTGTATGGCGGCACTTTCAATTTATTTTCCCATAGCTTGCCCAAGCAGGGGATTGAAGTGCGTTTTATCGATGCAGATGCGCCTGAGCAAATTGCCCAATATGCGGATGCGCGTACCAAATTAGTTTTTGCCGAAAGTATCGGTAATCCTGCAATGAATGTATTGGATATTCCGGCTTTTGCCGCTGCGGCGCATGAGCAGCAATTGCCTTTGGTGATTGATAATACGGTAGCCAGTCCCGTTCTATGCCGTCCGCTGGCTTTGGGAGCGGATATTGTGATTGAATCTTTAACCAAATATATCGGCGGACACGGTACAAGTATCGGCGGCGCCATTATTGACGGCGGGCATTTTGATTGGACTCAAAGCGAGCGTTTTCAGGTCTTAAATACGCCGGATACTGCTTATCACGGTGTGAATTACACAGAGCATTTCGGTAAGGCGGCCTATATTGCGCGTGCGCGCGTCGCGCCTTTACGCAATATGGGAGCGGTAATCAGCCCTTTTAATGCTTTTTTAATTCTGCAAGGTTTGGAAACTTTGGCTTTGCGTATGGACAGACATTGCGAAAACGCTCTGAAAGTAGCGCAATTTTTACAGCAGCATCCGCAGGTGGCATGGGTAAATTATGCAGGATTGTCAGACAGTTCTTACCACGACTTGATTGTACGCGACTTTTCCGGCAAAGCTTCGGGCTTGCTAAGTTTCGGCATTAAAGGCGGTATGGCGGCAGGAATAAAATTTATCGATGCTTTGCAATTATTTACCCGCTTAGTCAATATTGGTGATGCCAAATCTTTAGCGACGCATCCGGCAAGCACCACGCATCGTCAGTTAAACGAGCAGGAGCTTGCCGCCGCAGGCGTGAGCACAGACATGCTGCGTTTGTCTATCGGGATTGAAGATATTGAGGATTTGCTGACGGATTTAAGGCAGGCATTGGCTGCAGCGGAAGTTTAA
- a CDS encoding calcium/sodium antiporter has product MFIIGVGTSAPEMVVSVLSAMEGSSGLALGNAYGSNVVNITLVLGLTAVISPLFIQPTVVKKDFIWLFAITALALWQLWDKQLSRFEGFILLFVLFVLLTQQFIEARKSAKDSAAALAEEELSQLQEIKIPLALAKLTGGLIALIISSRLIVWGAVELAQLWGLSELIIGLTIVAIGTSLPELVSSVMAARRGEHEMALGNVIGSNIFNTLAVVGLASAISPFNIAPEILRRDIFVMVALTVLLFVLCLWALRNGGRMGRSAGAILTASFIVYTLWLLHDALT; this is encoded by the coding sequence ATGTTTATTATCGGCGTGGGCACCTCGGCACCCGAGATGGTGGTGTCTGTTTTATCTGCAATGGAAGGCAGTTCGGGTTTGGCACTGGGCAATGCCTATGGTTCCAATGTCGTTAATATTACTTTGGTACTGGGATTGACTGCCGTCATCAGCCCTTTATTTATTCAGCCGACAGTGGTTAAAAAAGATTTTATTTGGCTGTTTGCGATAACGGCGCTTGCTTTATGGCAATTATGGGATAAGCAGCTTAGTCGTTTTGAAGGTTTTATCTTATTGTTTGTATTATTTGTTTTATTAACGCAGCAATTTATAGAAGCCAGAAAATCGGCTAAAGACAGCGCTGCCGCCTTGGCAGAAGAGGAACTGTCGCAATTGCAGGAAATTAAAATACCGCTTGCTTTGGCAAAACTAACGGGCGGATTGATTGCCTTGATTATCAGTTCGCGCTTGATTGTATGGGGTGCGGTAGAACTGGCGCAGCTTTGGGGTTTATCTGAATTGATTATCGGTTTGACGATTGTTGCGATCGGTACTTCTTTGCCCGAATTGGTCTCATCTGTTATGGCGGCAAGGCGCGGCGAGCATGAAATGGCTTTAGGGAATGTAATCGGTTCTAATATTTTTAATACCTTAGCGGTGGTTGGTTTGGCGTCGGCGATTTCGCCTTTTAACATTGCTCCTGAAATTTTGCGCCGCGATATTTTTGTGATGGTGGCGCTTACGGTCTTGTTATTTGTGCTGTGTTTGTGGGCTTTGCGCAATGGCGGACGTATGGGCAGAAGTGCCGGTGCCATATTAACAGCTTCGTTTATTGTCTATACGCTGTGGTTATTACATGATGCTTTGACTTAA
- a CDS encoding IS630 transposase-related protein has product MAYSKDYRQMILNKLASGHSYRKLVEEYRLSATTIQRWKKSIERKKYERKPAKIDNEALMADVQAYPDDYCYERARRFNCSDRAIAIALKRVGITRKKRP; this is encoded by the coding sequence ATGGCATACTCAAAAGATTACAGACAAATGATATTGAACAAGCTGGCATCAGGTCATAGCTACAGAAAGCTTGTTGAAGAATATCGACTCAGCGCAACAACTATTCAACGTTGGAAGAAAAGCATAGAACGCAAGAAGTACGAACGCAAACCGGCAAAAATCGATAATGAAGCTTTAATGGCTGACGTCCAAGCTTATCCTGATGACTATTGCTATGAACGGGCAAGACGCTTTAACTGTAGCGACAGAGCTATTGCCATAGCATTAAAACGTGTCGGCATTACTCGAAAAAAAAGACCTTAA
- a CDS encoding IS630 family transposase, with protein sequence MHPKADKQQRLLFLKQLAAFEAEGRTLIYLDESGFKSHENRAYGYSHKGCPCLGKYNWQLKNQSNAIGAIHKNKLFAVGLYDCSINSDVFHCWVEELLLTQLPENSVIIMDNASFHKRQDTQELIADAGHHILWLPPYSPDLNPIEKMWAWLKRKRKDWRLNCIDKLFFYFLWICNSF encoded by the coding sequence ATTCATCCGAAAGCAGACAAACAACAGCGCCTATTATTTCTTAAGCAGTTAGCGGCATTTGAAGCTGAAGGCAGAACCCTGATTTACTTAGATGAAAGCGGCTTTAAATCTCATGAGAACAGAGCTTACGGCTATTCCCACAAAGGCTGTCCTTGTTTAGGAAAGTACAACTGGCAACTCAAGAATCAAAGCAATGCTATTGGGGCAATACATAAGAACAAGTTGTTTGCGGTAGGGCTTTACGATTGCAGTATTAATAGTGATGTATTTCATTGTTGGGTAGAAGAATTGCTGTTAACACAATTGCCTGAAAACAGCGTCATTATTATGGACAATGCCAGCTTTCACAAAAGACAGGATACCCAAGAGCTTATTGCAGATGCGGGACATCATATTTTATGGCTGCCGCCATACAGTCCGGATCTGAACCCAATCGAGAAAATGTGGGCTTGGCTTAAACGTAAACGCAAGGATTGGCGATTAAATTGCATCGATAAACTATTCTTTTACTTCTTGTGGATTTGTAACTCTTTTTGA
- the aroB gene encoding 3-dehydroquinate synthase, whose product MQLSLQLPPAAAHSYPILIESGLWRQADVWRQLAPHRQVCIVSNPSVAPLYLAQIKAALGDKEIIEVLIPDGEQYKNLEEYAKVLDALIAHRFGRDALIIALGGGVVGDLAGFAAASYQRGMDFIQCPTTLLAQVDSSVGGKTGVNHPSGKNMIGAFHQPLAVLIDIDTLNTLPAREFSAGLAEVIKYGLINDIAFFEWLESNIGGIMAKDKKLLIKAIAHCCQNKADVVCADEKEHGQRALLNLGHTFGHALESISLYRLWKHGEAVAIGMRMAAELAHLRGELKASELTRIIALLQAAQLPIDMDEEFSVEEVYNAMFLDKKVRSGKLRLVAMSSLGQCRIDDEIPAEQILAAIRLAGVRHD is encoded by the coding sequence ATGCAATTAAGCCTTCAATTACCGCCGGCAGCGGCGCATTCCTATCCCATTTTGATTGAATCGGGTCTGTGGCGGCAAGCCGATGTGTGGCGGCAATTGGCGCCGCATCGCCAAGTCTGCATTGTGAGCAATCCCTCGGTTGCGCCTTTGTATCTTGCGCAGATTAAAGCCGCTTTGGGCGATAAGGAAATCATTGAAGTGCTGATACCCGATGGCGAGCAGTATAAAAATCTCGAAGAATATGCCAAGGTGTTGGATGCCTTGATTGCGCACCGCTTCGGGCGCGATGCCTTGATTATCGCCTTGGGCGGCGGCGTGGTCGGCGATTTGGCGGGCTTTGCCGCGGCAAGTTATCAACGCGGTATGGATTTTATTCAATGTCCGACCACTTTATTGGCGCAGGTGGATTCCTCCGTCGGCGGCAAAACAGGCGTCAATCATCCCTCGGGCAAAAACATGATCGGCGCTTTTCATCAGCCGCTTGCCGTTTTGATTGATATCGATACCTTGAACACGCTGCCGGCACGCGAATTTTCCGCAGGTTTGGCGGAAGTGATTAAATACGGCTTGATTAACGATATTGCGTTTTTCGAATGGCTGGAAAGCAATATCGGCGGCATTATGGCGAAGGATAAAAAGCTCTTGATTAAAGCGATTGCGCATTGCTGTCAAAACAAAGCCGATGTCGTCTGCGCTGATGAAAAAGAGCATGGGCAGCGCGCCCTGCTCAATTTGGGGCATACTTTCGGACATGCTTTGGAGTCCATCAGTCTTTACCGTTTATGGAAGCATGGGGAAGCGGTGGCAATCGGCATGCGTATGGCGGCGGAATTGGCGCATTTGCGCGGCGAATTAAAGGCATCAGAATTGACACGCATTATTGCCTTATTGCAGGCGGCGCAATTGCCGATTGATATGGACGAAGAATTTAGCGTAGAAGAGGTGTATAATGCCATGTTTTTGGATAAAAAAGTACGCAGCGGCAAATTGCGCTTGGTTGCCATGAGCAGTTTGGGACAATGCCGCATTGACGATGAGATTCCCGCCGAGCAAATTCTTGCCGCCATCCGCCTTGCAGGAGTACGCCATGACTAA
- a CDS encoding FtsB family cell division protein: MKKSRRFITFVLLAAIAAGLAAFNYYLWRLQESKRQHIFGLETQVLWHEKENQQLQARNQRKAQEVETLRSPESFFIYEEKARKEYGMIGENETFFMLRDVDIGHIADIQGLPDMTDNPLGAEMVRDSSAVPTAGIDSIRLESVGEDVIMAPDVQPASAAESLENLPEPVLQLESLQRP; the protein is encoded by the coding sequence GTGAAAAAAAGCCGACGCTTTATCACGTTTGTCTTGTTGGCGGCGATTGCCGCCGGCTTGGCGGCGTTTAATTATTACCTTTGGCGACTGCAAGAAAGCAAGCGCCAACATATCTTCGGGCTTGAAACCCAAGTGCTTTGGCACGAAAAAGAAAATCAGCAATTGCAGGCGCGCAATCAGCGCAAAGCACAAGAAGTGGAAACCCTGCGTTCGCCGGAATCGTTTTTTATTTACGAAGAAAAAGCGCGCAAGGAATACGGCATGATCGGCGAGAACGAAACCTTTTTTATGCTGCGCGATGTCGACATCGGCCATATTGCCGATATTCAAGGCTTGCCCGATATGACGGACAATCCGCTGGGCGCCGAAATGGTGCGCGACAGCAGTGCCGTGCCGACAGCCGGTATCGACAGTATCCGCTTGGAATCAGTGGGCGAAGATGTGATTATGGCGCCTGATGTGCAGCCTGCCTCTGCCGCAGAGTCGCTTGAAAATTTGCCGGAGCCTGTTTTGCAGCTCGAGTCTTTACAAAGACCTTAA
- the eno gene encoding phosphopyruvate hydratase — protein MSVTIEKIQAIEILDSRGNPTVQVIAQLSDGAVGKAGVPSGASTGSREALEMRDGDKARYLGKGVKNAVANVNEKFAPALKGKSIDDLEALDKIMLDMDGDAFKKNLGANAILGVSLALAHAKAASVKKPLYEVLHVTNDYVLPVPMMNIINGGEHADNSVDIQEFMIMPAGFDSFSEALRAGAEIFHTLKKVLNDKGLNTAVGDEGGFAPDLPSNEAAFEVIMQAIEKAGYKAGEQIYLAMDAAASEFYKDGKYVLASEGKSYTSAEFVDYLAGLCERYPIVSIEDGLDESDWEGWKLLTEKLGGKVQLVGDDLFVTNTSILKEGIDKGIANAILIKPNQIGSLQETMQAIKMANDAGYAAVISHRSGETEDTTIADIAVATTATQIKTGSLCRSDRVAKYNRLLTIEAELGEKAKYGGKAALLGKIKN, from the coding sequence ATGAGCGTAACGATTGAAAAAATCCAAGCGATTGAAATTTTAGACTCACGCGGTAATCCTACCGTTCAAGTCATTGCCCAATTGAGCGATGGTGCGGTCGGCAAAGCCGGCGTGCCTTCAGGTGCTTCTACCGGTTCGCGCGAAGCCTTGGAAATGCGCGACGGCGACAAAGCGCGTTATTTGGGTAAAGGCGTGAAAAACGCGGTGGCAAACGTCAATGAAAAATTTGCGCCGGCGCTGAAAGGCAAATCGATTGACGATTTGGAAGCCTTAGACAAAATCATGCTGGACATGGACGGCGATGCCTTTAAGAAAAACTTGGGCGCAAACGCCATCTTAGGCGTGTCTTTAGCCTTAGCCCATGCCAAAGCCGCCAGCGTGAAAAAACCTTTGTACGAAGTGCTACACGTAACAAATGACTACGTTCTGCCGGTGCCGATGATGAACATCATCAACGGCGGCGAGCATGCCGACAACTCCGTCGATATTCAAGAATTCATGATTATGCCGGCGGGATTTGATTCTTTCAGCGAAGCCTTGCGCGCCGGTGCGGAAATTTTCCACACCTTGAAAAAAGTATTGAACGACAAAGGTTTGAATACTGCAGTCGGCGATGAAGGCGGTTTTGCCCCTGATTTGCCTTCTAACGAAGCGGCTTTTGAAGTGATTATGCAGGCGATTGAAAAAGCAGGCTATAAAGCAGGCGAGCAAATTTATCTGGCGATGGACGCCGCTGCTTCCGAGTTCTACAAAGACGGCAAATACGTGCTGGCTTCCGAAGGAAAATCTTACACTTCAGCGGAATTCGTGGATTATTTGGCGGGTCTGTGCGAGCGTTATCCGATTGTATCGATTGAAGACGGCTTGGACGAAAGCGATTGGGAAGGCTGGAAATTGCTTACCGAAAAACTGGGCGGCAAAGTGCAATTGGTCGGTGACGATTTATTCGTAACCAATACTAGCATCTTGAAAGAAGGTATCGACAAAGGCATTGCCAATGCGATTTTGATTAAGCCGAACCAAATCGGCTCGCTGCAAGAAACCATGCAGGCCATCAAAATGGCAAATGATGCCGGCTATGCTGCGGTCATTTCGCACCGCTCCGGCGAAACCGAAGACACCACGATTGCCGACATCGCTGTAGCCACGACGGCGACCCAAATCAAAACCGGTTCTCTCTGCCGTTCAGACCGCGTTGCGAAATACAACCGCTTGCTGACCATTGAGGCTGAATTGGGTGAAAAAGCCAAATACGGCGGCAAAGCGGCTTTATTGGGCAAAATCAAAAACTAA